A genomic stretch from Spongiibacter nanhainus includes:
- a CDS encoding PhoU domain-containing protein, producing the protein MIRVAKGIRDNLRFLCVEVDSQLENLQSYFDDPSRALARRIFDRAGYVYNLKARIHDGTLRQLWEHKDSDSVTIILRSIEFIATELERIAELCRECVKQAQHIDEFSLLKPAAYGDMLQQVRDGIAYLGPAIADNDSKLALEIGKIESRLDRHYNKLLKRYISGLKEKKEKHTEDLATALFIAHNVEQMGDALLTISESIISANLGQPVNLESFQALQASVKKLEKDEALEEMQVRAIAETRSGSAISAISYGDGDDDDYLAIYKEGQKRKLKEERQSVESWHEIYPGLAPKILSYKKRGQSASLLIEHLPGMTFEQILLSAPDDLLAETLQQLGETLQSVWRETRTDEPVKSGFMRQLNKRLNEVYKVHPEFDLSDCQMCGFDVASFDSLLAAVADYEQSVKAPFSVYIHGDFNVDNIIYDPMEKRINFIDLHRSRYMDYVQDVSVFMVSNYRLQILDSATRRRINEVAREFYRLALSFARETDDRSFDLRLALGLARSFASSTRFILDKSHARRMFLRARYLMEKVLATPKDQIYTFELPVEEIFSA; encoded by the coding sequence GTGATCAGGGTAGCCAAGGGTATTCGCGACAACCTGCGTTTTCTGTGCGTGGAGGTGGATTCTCAACTGGAGAACCTGCAGTCCTATTTCGACGATCCGAGCCGTGCCCTGGCGCGGCGGATCTTTGACCGCGCCGGTTACGTTTACAACCTCAAAGCCCGCATCCACGACGGTACACTGCGGCAGCTGTGGGAGCACAAAGACAGCGATAGCGTCACCATCATCCTGCGCAGCATAGAGTTTATTGCCACAGAGCTGGAGCGCATTGCCGAGTTGTGCCGGGAGTGCGTCAAACAGGCCCAGCACATCGACGAGTTCAGTTTGTTAAAACCGGCCGCCTACGGCGATATGCTGCAACAGGTGCGCGATGGCATCGCTTATTTGGGGCCCGCCATTGCCGACAACGACAGCAAGCTGGCACTGGAGATTGGCAAGATCGAAAGCCGCCTGGACCGGCACTACAACAAATTGCTTAAGCGTTATATCAGTGGCCTGAAAGAGAAAAAAGAAAAACACACCGAAGATTTGGCCACGGCCCTATTCATTGCTCACAACGTAGAACAGATGGGCGATGCGCTGCTCACTATCAGTGAGTCCATTATCTCCGCCAACCTCGGTCAACCGGTTAACCTGGAGAGTTTCCAAGCCCTCCAGGCCTCGGTAAAAAAACTGGAAAAGGACGAAGCCCTTGAGGAGATGCAGGTTCGCGCTATTGCCGAGACCCGTTCAGGCAGCGCCATCTCCGCCATCAGCTATGGCGACGGCGATGACGACGACTATTTAGCCATCTACAAAGAGGGCCAAAAGCGCAAACTCAAGGAAGAGCGACAGAGCGTGGAAAGCTGGCACGAAATCTACCCGGGCCTGGCACCCAAAATCCTGTCGTACAAAAAGCGGGGCCAATCCGCCTCCCTGCTGATCGAGCACTTGCCCGGGATGACCTTTGAACAGATTCTGCTCAGCGCCCCCGACGATCTGCTTGCCGAGACCCTGCAGCAACTCGGCGAGACACTGCAGTCAGTGTGGCGTGAAACCCGCACTGACGAACCGGTTAAGTCGGGCTTTATGCGCCAACTCAACAAGCGGCTCAATGAGGTTTACAAGGTGCACCCGGAGTTCGATCTCAGCGACTGCCAAATGTGCGGTTTTGACGTCGCCTCCTTCGACAGCTTGCTGGCGGCAGTCGCAGACTATGAGCAGTCTGTAAAAGCGCCCTTCTCGGTCTATATTCACGGCGACTTCAACGTCGACAATATCATCTACGACCCGATGGAAAAGCGCATCAATTTCATTGATTTACACCGCTCTCGCTACATGGATTACGTCCAGGACGTCTCGGTGTTTATGGTATCCAACTACCGCCTGCAAATTCTGGATAGCGCCACCCGGCGGCGCATCAATGAGGTGGCCCGAGAGTTTTACCGCCTCGCGCTCAGCTTTGCCCGCGAAACTGACGACCGCAGCTTTGACCTGCGCCTGGCTCTGGGACTGGCCCGCAGCTTTGCCAGTTCAACCCGCTTCATCCTCGACAAAAGCCACGCCCGCCGCATGTTTCTGCGGGCCCGCTACCTGATGGAAAAAGTATTGGCGACACCAAAGGACCAAATCTACACTTTTGAGTTGCCGGTAGAGGAGATTTTCAGTGCCTGA
- a CDS encoding GAK system ATP-grasp enzyme, translating into MPDRHSKPPRIAVVGIPGKWSTEVLADALEARTGFRAVVDMAEVSLDLSRGALICSPPGYGELNLCDLDGIIVKKISAQYSPNTLDRLALLRTAEQAGVRVFSPVASMEGLVNRLHCTLALQHAAIPMPETFITESIDAALDAVTRFGGAVFKPLFSTKARGMLLLDSSDDPTALRNTIETFRSDNPLMYIQRKVELPGRDLGMVFLGGRYLGTYARVNQGDSWNTTINSGGRYAEVQPDPALIELGQRAQAPFNMDFTTVDIAETDCGPIVFEVSAFGGFRGALEGAGVDAAAHYADYALEQLTR; encoded by the coding sequence GTGCCTGACAGACACAGCAAGCCCCCCAGAATCGCGGTGGTGGGCATTCCCGGCAAGTGGTCCACCGAGGTACTGGCCGACGCGCTGGAGGCCCGCACCGGCTTCCGCGCTGTGGTGGACATGGCCGAGGTGTCCCTGGACCTGAGCCGGGGTGCGCTGATTTGTAGCCCCCCCGGCTACGGAGAACTGAATCTCTGTGACCTGGACGGCATCATCGTCAAGAAAATCTCCGCCCAGTACAGCCCCAACACCCTGGACCGCCTGGCCCTGCTGCGCACGGCCGAGCAGGCCGGTGTGCGGGTGTTTAGCCCGGTGGCCAGCATGGAAGGGCTGGTGAACAGATTGCATTGCACACTGGCCCTACAGCACGCCGCCATTCCCATGCCTGAGACCTTCATTACCGAGAGTATCGACGCGGCGCTGGACGCGGTGACCCGCTTTGGCGGCGCGGTATTTAAACCCCTGTTTTCCACCAAGGCCAGAGGCATGCTGTTGCTGGACAGCAGCGATGACCCCACCGCGCTTCGTAATACGATTGAAACATTCCGGTCGGACAATCCCCTGATGTACATCCAGCGCAAGGTCGAGCTCCCAGGCCGGGATCTTGGCATGGTGTTTTTAGGCGGCCGCTATCTCGGCACCTACGCCCGGGTCAATCAAGGCGACAGCTGGAATACCACGATCAACAGCGGCGGGCGTTACGCCGAGGTTCAGCCCGACCCGGCGCTGATAGAGCTGGGGCAACGGGCACAGGCGCCCTTCAACATGGATTTCACCACGGTGGATATCGCGGAAACCGACTGCGGCCCCATAGTTTTTGAAGTCTCGGCCTTTGGCGGCTTTCGCGGCGCCCTTGAAGGGGCCGGCGTCGACGCCGCCGCCCACTACGCCGACTACGCACTAGAGCAACTTACGCGGTAA
- a CDS encoding HprK-related kinase B, which translates to MKPSSDDISKQLLADYPLTGTPLTLRLGDQLLALHTNSPALLTTIANYFSHIVVHTKTQQADIEVIAIDGPNPTLDLTFQDWPREQGKHGRKDAVIDLDGGRLVHKVRTGVMFLQRQRRPIAAGALSSHPNQLINFINSQHMNHLQQRGWLICHAAGLTAGDHGLAIAGFSGGGKSTLLLHLMEAEHACYVTNDRLFVRQQGDGVAMTGIPKLPRINPGTIVHNPRLRKLLSQCELDHLQSLPKAELWHLEQKYDAHINDLYGPQRIVEGGKLQDLIILNWSHDREEGTELKAVSLSERRELLHAIMKSPGPFYQNRQGEFLTGREQPKPPDYLAALEGVQVWELTGGIDFDQAVAAVHRNILASCHA; encoded by the coding sequence ATGAAGCCCAGCAGCGACGACATCAGCAAACAGTTACTGGCCGACTACCCGCTGACCGGCACGCCGCTGACGCTGCGCCTGGGAGACCAACTGTTGGCACTGCACACCAACTCCCCCGCGCTGCTAACCACCATCGCCAACTACTTTTCTCATATCGTCGTTCACACCAAGACCCAACAAGCCGATATTGAAGTGATCGCCATCGACGGCCCCAACCCCACTCTGGACTTAACATTTCAAGACTGGCCACGGGAACAGGGTAAACATGGGCGCAAGGATGCCGTCATCGATCTGGACGGCGGCCGACTGGTCCACAAAGTACGCACGGGGGTGATGTTTTTGCAGCGCCAGCGGCGCCCCATTGCGGCGGGGGCGCTGAGCAGCCACCCCAACCAGTTGATCAACTTCATCAACTCCCAGCACATGAACCACCTGCAGCAGCGGGGTTGGCTGATCTGCCATGCTGCCGGTCTAACTGCGGGTGACCACGGCCTGGCTATTGCGGGTTTTTCCGGCGGCGGAAAATCCACCCTGTTGCTGCATCTGATGGAGGCCGAACACGCCTGTTACGTCACCAATGACAGGTTGTTCGTTCGTCAACAGGGAGACGGTGTGGCAATGACCGGGATTCCCAAGTTGCCCCGCATCAATCCGGGCACCATTGTGCACAACCCGCGTCTGCGCAAACTGCTAAGTCAGTGCGAACTCGACCACCTGCAATCGCTTCCAAAGGCCGAGCTATGGCATCTGGAACAGAAATACGACGCCCACATCAACGACTTGTACGGGCCGCAGCGCATTGTTGAGGGCGGCAAGCTGCAAGACCTGATTATTCTTAACTGGAGCCACGATCGGGAAGAGGGCACTGAACTCAAGGCAGTGTCGCTATCGGAACGGCGCGAGCTGTTGCACGCCATCATGAAGTCCCCCGGCCCCTTTTATCAAAATCGGCAAGGCGAATTTCTGACTGGCCGGGAGCAACCCAAACCCCCCGACTACCTGGCCGCGCTGGAAGGCGTCCAAGTGTGGGAGTTAACCGGCGGTATCGACTTTGATCAGGCGGTCGCCGCCGTACATCGCAACATCCTTGCATCATGCCACGCCTAA
- a CDS encoding histidine phosphatase family protein — protein sequence MPRLIVALIRHGDYQQRPDTPSAHQPFPLSPLGEQQARQAGVEIAEFAADLGLTLCPSLDCSSLLRAWQTAHILADSLPGNTDYTLHSTMALAERSVGIAANLTTADIESLLAQDPRCDTPPENWKSNSHYCLPLPGAESLMTAGQRVAQHLRQRTAEPVATDTLKVFVGHGAALRHAAFHLGVLSEAQIPQLSMFHARPIYLEKTERGWQHIAGDWKQRGGEAYND from the coding sequence ATGCCACGCCTAATCGTCGCCCTGATCCGCCACGGCGATTATCAACAGCGCCCCGATACCCCTAGCGCCCACCAACCCTTTCCGCTAAGCCCCCTGGGTGAGCAACAAGCCCGTCAGGCGGGCGTTGAGATTGCCGAATTTGCTGCCGATCTCGGTTTGACGCTGTGCCCCAGCCTCGATTGTTCCAGCTTGCTGCGCGCCTGGCAGACCGCACACATACTGGCTGACTCGCTCCCCGGCAATACGGACTACACCCTGCACAGCACCATGGCCTTGGCTGAACGCAGTGTCGGAATCGCCGCCAACCTGACTACTGCCGACATCGAGTCGCTGTTGGCGCAGGACCCCCGTTGCGATACGCCGCCGGAAAACTGGAAGTCCAACAGCCACTACTGCCTGCCCCTCCCTGGGGCGGAATCGCTGATGACCGCCGGCCAGCGGGTGGCTCAACACCTTCGACAGCGCACGGCTGAACCGGTGGCCACCGACACCCTCAAGGTATTTGTCGGCCACGGCGCCGCCCTGCGCCACGCCGCCTTTCACCTCGGTGTTCTCAGCGAGGCGCAAATCCCCCAACTGAGTATGTTTCACGCGCGGCCAATATATCTGGAGAAAACCGAGCGGGGCTGGCAACATATCGCCGGTGATTGGAAGCAACGGGGTGGCGAGGCGTACAACGACTAA
- a CDS encoding metallophosphoesterase: MTQLTSALPNWQLPVAGPAGEWADDQLPLRTETWLLGKPNHSDDETQRVQELREAVQRAASHQPWQWPKRRTLFISDPHADADAFVASLRAAGAISPGKDHSKKKKTLATTFKLNRAGRRARFIIGGDCLDKGPSNLSLLRSLKHLIDTGADVKLLAGNHDMRLLVGLRSLDEEPNALTEHLFVRMSPKAMPLLQEVYEEYVAHRPKALKGIPDEAECRRRLLPRASWYKAFPKQAAGLLSEEALTREVVRLHKKASHFEKHCHDAGMGMREVYATAKACQRLFLHPKGEFFWFFDSMKLAHKSGSFLFVHAGLDDSIAALIAEKGIGCLNKLYRKQIRKDLFTFYYGTVANTMRTKYRNVDMPLSDIGVARVHRKGIHAVVHGHRNRHDGQRLMLRQGLLHVEGDTTLDRHSRHKEGLSGIGAAVTVIEPSGRVIGISNDYPFAKVFEPGEYLR; this comes from the coding sequence ATGACACAACTCACCAGCGCACTTCCCAACTGGCAGCTGCCGGTGGCCGGGCCCGCCGGTGAGTGGGCCGATGACCAGCTGCCGCTGCGCACTGAGACCTGGCTGCTGGGCAAGCCCAACCACAGCGACGATGAAACCCAGCGGGTGCAGGAACTGCGGGAAGCCGTGCAACGGGCCGCCTCCCACCAGCCCTGGCAGTGGCCCAAGCGCCGCACCCTGTTTATCTCTGACCCCCACGCCGATGCTGATGCCTTTGTCGCCTCACTGCGGGCCGCCGGCGCCATTAGCCCTGGCAAAGACCACAGCAAAAAGAAAAAGACTCTCGCCACCACCTTCAAATTAAACCGCGCCGGCCGCCGGGCGCGCTTTATCATCGGTGGAGACTGCCTGGACAAGGGCCCCAGCAATTTAAGCCTACTGCGCAGTCTGAAACACCTGATCGATACCGGTGCCGACGTCAAACTGCTGGCCGGCAACCACGATATGCGACTGCTGGTGGGCTTGCGCTCTCTGGACGAGGAGCCCAATGCGCTGACTGAACACCTGTTCGTGCGCATGAGCCCCAAGGCGATGCCCTTGTTACAGGAGGTCTATGAGGAATATGTCGCCCACCGGCCCAAGGCCCTCAAAGGCATCCCCGATGAGGCCGAGTGCCGGCGCCGACTGCTGCCCCGAGCCAGTTGGTACAAGGCGTTTCCCAAGCAGGCCGCCGGCTTGCTGTCCGAAGAGGCTCTGACGCGGGAGGTGGTGCGCCTCCACAAAAAAGCCAGCCATTTTGAAAAACACTGCCACGACGCCGGTATGGGGATGCGGGAGGTGTATGCCACGGCCAAGGCCTGCCAACGGCTGTTCCTTCACCCCAAGGGCGAGTTCTTCTGGTTTTTTGACAGTATGAAACTGGCCCACAAGTCCGGTTCGTTTCTGTTCGTCCACGCGGGCCTGGACGACAGTATTGCAGCACTGATTGCCGAAAAAGGTATTGGCTGCCTGAACAAGCTCTATCGCAAACAGATTCGCAAAGACTTGTTCACCTTCTACTACGGCACCGTGGCCAACACCATGCGCACCAAATACCGCAACGTGGATATGCCGCTGAGTGACATTGGCGTGGCAAGAGTGCATCGCAAAGGCATTCACGCAGTGGTGCACGGCCACCGCAATCGCCACGATGGGCAGCGCCTTATGCTTCGTCAGGGGCTGCTACACGTCGAAGGTGACACCACGCTGGACCGCCACTCCCGTCACAAAGAGGGACTTAGCGGCATCGGCGCCGCGGTCACGGTCATTGAGCCCAGTGGCCGGGTCATCGGCATCAGTAACGACTACCCCTTCGCCAAAGTCTTCGAACCTGGGGAATATCTTCGCTGA
- a CDS encoding amphi-Trp domain-containing protein produces MRQPKTTFRHDSLQDRETIQEFLNALIKGLDKGELLFSDEDGKIEMHPEGLLNLKVTASQDDNRHRVDVRISWQVAGDTEHKSIVKVNGD; encoded by the coding sequence ATGCGACAGCCCAAAACAACCTTCCGCCACGATTCTCTCCAGGATCGCGAGACCATTCAGGAGTTCCTCAACGCGCTGATCAAGGGCCTGGACAAGGGCGAGCTACTGTTCAGCGATGAAGATGGCAAAATTGAGATGCACCCCGAGGGCCTGCTCAATCTCAAGGTCACGGCCAGCCAGGACGATAACCGACATCGGGTGGACGTGCGCATCAGCTGGCAGGTCGCCGGCGACACTGAGCACAAGTCCATTGTCAAGGTTAACGGCGACTAG
- a CDS encoding purple acid phosphatase family protein: protein MSQSFPFTRRRFLAGSAATLMLSACGGGSTGASSGNGNPTGNPLPDSSEPGPMMPRGLHVSLGEDSRSSRSLTWFTDGVDAPASRLEWDVVEETMSADDIAFKVFAHTVEASTDATPGVEAFTHRATVTGIDPERPLRYRVGSDEGGWSSVYVVPPSPAEQWSFIHFGDHGVGELAQMVTDAVMRTPSDLLLLAGDLSYANGDQPIWDLWFDQMQPLMSQRITMTAPGNHEQKDFGGDTFKNRFTHPGKPLGDLLGTGSPGSSYYSFDYNRVHFLVTTAGALINDGTLIEEILNIEADLAQAALRRLRGEIDFIVVMQHFTIWTDQDGRSPANPTLVALEENIIVRYGVDLLLVGHDHVYQRSVPMAFGLPNPLGYVQVMVGTGGASIRIFDDNGPQRWSASTFVGIGFAKYLVSPGKIAVEYYGAEPMDMSEEGRRLSDGQFALRDSFEITAKESVACLQCAQPARSSHELLKDYPAIAAHTVARNKHALEHCG from the coding sequence ATGTCCCAGTCTTTCCCCTTTACCCGCCGTCGGTTTTTGGCGGGGTCCGCAGCGACCCTTATGTTGAGTGCCTGTGGTGGTGGCTCGACCGGGGCTTCTTCTGGGAATGGCAACCCCACTGGCAACCCGCTGCCAGATAGCAGCGAACCGGGCCCGATGATGCCTCGAGGCCTGCACGTTAGCCTGGGTGAAGACAGTCGCAGCAGCCGTAGCCTGACCTGGTTCACCGATGGCGTGGATGCGCCCGCGTCGCGGCTGGAGTGGGACGTGGTGGAGGAGACGATGAGCGCTGACGATATCGCGTTTAAAGTCTTTGCCCATACCGTGGAGGCCAGCACTGATGCCACCCCAGGGGTGGAGGCCTTTACCCACCGGGCCACCGTCACTGGCATTGATCCTGAGCGGCCCCTTCGTTACCGGGTGGGGTCTGATGAGGGGGGCTGGTCGTCAGTCTATGTGGTGCCCCCGTCGCCAGCGGAGCAGTGGAGTTTTATTCACTTTGGCGACCACGGCGTGGGCGAGCTAGCGCAAATGGTGACCGATGCCGTTATGCGCACACCCTCAGATCTGCTGTTGCTGGCGGGGGACTTGTCCTACGCCAATGGCGATCAGCCGATCTGGGACCTGTGGTTTGATCAGATGCAGCCGCTGATGAGTCAGCGCATCACCATGACCGCGCCGGGCAATCACGAGCAAAAAGATTTTGGCGGCGATACCTTTAAAAATCGCTTTACCCACCCCGGCAAACCCTTGGGGGATCTGCTGGGTACCGGCAGCCCGGGCAGCTCCTACTATTCCTTTGACTACAACCGGGTGCACTTTCTGGTGACCACCGCCGGGGCCTTAATTAACGATGGCACCCTGATTGAGGAGATTCTCAATATCGAGGCGGACCTGGCCCAGGCCGCCCTGCGCCGGCTGCGTGGAGAGATCGATTTCATCGTGGTGATGCAGCATTTCACGATCTGGACAGATCAGGACGGGCGCAGCCCGGCCAATCCCACCCTGGTGGCGCTGGAGGAGAACATTATCGTTCGCTACGGCGTCGATTTGCTGTTGGTGGGTCACGATCACGTCTACCAGCGCTCCGTGCCGATGGCCTTTGGTTTGCCGAATCCCCTGGGCTATGTCCAGGTGATGGTGGGCACCGGTGGCGCATCGATTCGTATCTTTGATGACAATGGTCCTCAGCGCTGGTCGGCGAGCACCTTTGTGGGTATCGGTTTTGCCAAGTACTTGGTCAGCCCGGGCAAGATCGCGGTGGAATACTACGGCGCTGAGCCGATGGATATGAGTGAAGAGGGGCGCCGCTTGAGTGATGGCCAGTTTGCACTGCGGGATAGTTTTGAGATCACCGCCAAAGAGTCGGTGGCCTGTTTACAGTGCGCTCAACCGGCGCGCTCGTCCCATGAACTGCTAAAGGATTATCCGGCAATTGCCGCCCATACTGTGGCCCGCAACAAACATGCCCTGGAACACTGCGGTTAG